In the Terriglobia bacterium genome, TCGCCAAGGCCTTTGTTGTGATGAAGCCGGGCGAAACGGTCAGCTCCGAAGCGTTGATCGAGTTCTGCCGCGGCAAGATCGCGACCTACAAGATGCCGCGGGAGATCGAGGTGGTGGCGGAACTGCCCCGCACCCCGACGGGCAAACTGTTGCGGCGGGTGTTGCGCGCGAAAGATGCGGCCAAGGCGGCAGCCAAGACCGCAGTGTAGAGTGCTTAACCTGCGGGAGGTTGAGCACACGGCACCCAATGCGCGCGGGAACGGCTAAGCAGCTCTCCCGTGCACCGGTGGACACCAGGGCAGTTTGGCCCTGGTGTTCACCTTTTTCATGCCATGCCGCCTCGCTGCGGTTGTGGTGTAATCTCTGATCCATGAACCCCACCATCAGCCATTCCAGGTTGTGCGAACAAATCGTCGAGGATGCGCAAGCGGGAATCATCTTCGCCGACGAAGGCGGCATTATCCGCCTGTGGAACAGCGGCGCGGAAGCCATGTTTGGCTACACCGCCGCGGAGGCGATCGGCCAAACCATGGAGATGATCATCCCCGAAAAACATCGAGCCCACCACAACGAGGGCTACGCACGGGTGATGCAAACCGGGATCACGAAGTATGGACGGGATGCGCTCGCCGTTCCCGCGCTGCGCAAGGACGGCACCCGAATTTCCATCGAGTTCACCATTGTTCTGGTGCGGTCGGCGGAAGGCGGCATGCTGGGCGCGGCGGCGATCGTGCAGGACGTCACGGCGCGCTGGGAACGCGATAAGGCGCTGCGCGCCCGCCTGGCTGCGCTGGAAAACAAAACCACCCAACCGCAGCGGCCGTAGGCGGCGCCCGGAAGCAGGAGATCATGAACTTCGACCGAGTGGATGTCGGCAAGGCGGGACAAGCTATCCCGGGATATCTTCTTGCCAAGGAAAAGGTCCGGGGCGGCGCGCTGTTGCTGCATCCCTACGGCGGAAGCAAGGAGCACATGCTCGGTCTGGCGGCCAGCCTGGCGGAAGATGGCTGGGCGGCGCTGGCGATCGACAACTGCGGTCACGGCGAAAACACCGCCGCCATCGGGACGGGGATGGTGCAGGAAGTGGAAGCGGGGCTGAGTTACCTGCGCCGCTACGGGCGCACGGCCGCGCTGGGGTTGAGTATCGGCGGGCGCCTGGCGCTGACCTCCACCGCCGACTGCATGGTGGCGATTTCACCGTCGGTGATTGTCGAAATGTCGCCGCAGGGGAAGTGGATGTTTGAAAACTTTCCCAGCCCCGGCGTGCGCGAGCCGTATCCCGGATACGTGGTCAAGTTGCTGGAAGAACTGGGGCCGGTCGAGAGCCACACGCGTCCGTGCCTGATCCTGTATGCCGAGCGCGACATCCCGGCCATCATGAACGGGGCGGCCGGACTGAAGGCAGCGCTGCCCAACGCCGAGATCCGCACCATCACGCGCGACGTCCGCCCCGACATCCAG is a window encoding:
- a CDS encoding PAS domain S-box protein — its product is MNPTISHSRLCEQIVEDAQAGIIFADEGGIIRLWNSGAEAMFGYTAAEAIGQTMEMIIPEKHRAHHNEGYARVMQTGITKYGRDALAVPALRKDGTRISIEFTIVLVRSAEGGMLGAAAIVQDVTARWERDKALRARLAALENKTTQPQRP